From a region of the Mercurialis annua linkage group LG1-X, ddMerAnnu1.2, whole genome shotgun sequence genome:
- the LOC126674703 gene encoding cation/H(+) antiporter 4-like — MDYHNNTKIICYNHHFMEFSLPVLEVQIGLIFIMSHMFHFVLKRAGISLIVSSMITGIILGPTFLGKYEFVRMKLFPPDSQATLNLLSTLGTYIFLFLSAVKMDPGLVLKTGNKAMMIGIGSVIFPILIGHGYRKIVDKNNIYRGDADVIELQSVTAFPVISHLIDHLKLSNSELGRLGLSSALVADMTGVVASSISSFIRATPFGWNTVNNRLVIVVFIIALAFTFKPLMLRVIRNTPAGKPVNSFWIWITMALAFLSTMLFFKFDQGSHLGPFIIGFFVPSGPPLGSAFIEKFEAMTLGILLPVQIATLMMRVDLIVVLTEYSEMYYYISIIVLIFAVKFAACLIPTMLSKMPLIDSLALAFIMSCKGFIELAIYVAMEEVGSIKKQVFGIAALSILISSTVSPVLVTILYNPSRKYAGYQARNVSSLKPDSELRILTCIHKPEDVVSVIRFLETSRSTKQNPICVYVLHLIELIGRATPVFLTYQKNKPVSNLCSKNVIFSFNHYIRNYNTSAASVNMFTAISPTKLMYEDICTLALDKLTSLILIPLHQKWSEINPIIDTENLRLRTLTCSVLEKAPCSVGIFFDGSKLRKTPMKASKGPFFNLCMVFLGGRDDREALTLAKRIANNSSARFTVIYFSSDDNDRSVEGKIEWEDKIIDARAINDIKNCARTNKFIDFQEHRVKDGAQTALVIHSIAQDYDLFLIGRRYGVESAQTIGLSQWSEDPELGTMGDLLTSKEVCNGASVLIVQQQRR; from the exons ATGGATTAtcataataatacaaaaattatatgCTATAATCATCATTTTATGGAATTCTCATTGCCAGTTCTGGAGGTTCAGATTGGTCTCATTTTCATTATGAGTCATATGTTTCATTTCGTTCTCAAGCGTGCGGGAATTTCTTTGATTGTCTCCTCCATGATT ACTGGAATAATACTTGGTCCTACATTTCTTGGGAAATATGAATTTGTGAGAATGAAATTATTTCCTCCGGACAGTCAAGCAACACTCAACTTACTATCTACACTCGGAACTTACATATTCCTATTTTTATCAGCCGTGAAAATGGATCCCGGATTAGTATTGAAAACGGGCAACAAGGCGATGATGATCGGAATCGGATCAGTAATATTCCCCATTCTAATCGGTCACGGTTATAGAAAAATAGtagacaaaaataatatttatcgtGGTGATGCTGATGTTATAGAATTACAATCAGTCACAGCATTTCCTGTTATTTCTCACCTAATTGATCATCTCAAACTCAGCAATTCGGAACTCGGACGGCTAGGGCTTTCGTCAGCATTAGTAGCGGACATGACGGGTGTTGTCGCCTCATCGATCAGTTCTTTCATTAGGGCTACCCCATTCGGATGGAATACTGTGAATAATCGTTTAGTAATCGTTGTCTTTATAATTGCCTTAGCTTTCACTTTCAAACCCTTGATGCTACGGGTAATTCGTAACACTCCGGCTGGAAAACCGGTGAATAGCTTTTGGATTTGGATCACAATGGCGCTCGCCTTTTTATCTACAATGTTGTTTTTTAAATTCGACCAGGGTTCGCATTTAGGTCCGTTTATTATTGGGTTTTTTGTACCGTCTGGACCGCCGTTAGGTTCTGCCTTCATCGAGAAATTTGAAGCTATGACATTGGGTATTCTTTTGCCCGTCCAAATCGCAACCCTAATGATGAGGGTTGATTTGATTGTCGTCCTTACCGAATATAGCGAAATGTATTATTATATTTCGATTATAGTTCTTATTTTCGCAGTCAAATTCGCAGCTTGCTTGATTCCTACAATGCTTTCTAAGATGCCATTAATTGATTCTTTAGCACTTGCTTTCATCATGAGCTGCAAAGGTTTCATCGAGTTGGCCATATATGTTGCTATGGAAGAAGTTGGG AGCATCAAAAAACAAGTATTTGGAATTGCAGCTTTATCCATATTGATCAGCTCAACAGTTTCTCCAGTTCTTGTCACTATCCTATACAACCCTTCAAGAAAATATGCAGGTTACCAAGCACGAAACGTTTCAAGTTTAAAACCCGATTCGGAGCTTCGAATTCTGACTTGTATCCATAAACCCGAAGACGTAGTTTCGGTCATAAGATTTCTTGAAACTTCTCGTTCGACAAAACAAAACCCTATCTGTGTTTATGTTCTTCATCTTATCGAGCTAATCGGTCGAGCCACACCTGTTTTTTTAACTTACCAAAAGAATAAACCCGTTTCGAATCTCTGCTCGAAAAACGTCATTTTCTCCTTCAATCACTACATAAGAAATTATAACACGAGCGCTGCATCTGTAAATATGTTTACAGCAATTTCTCCAACTAAATTGATGTATGAAGATATATGTACGCTTGCTCTTGATAAGCTAACGTCTCTTATACTAATACCGCTTCATCAGAAATGGTCTGAAATTAACCCTATTATCGACACGGAAAATCTTAGGTTACGGACTTTAACTTGCAGCGTTCTTGAAAAAGCTCCTTGTTCTGTTGGGATATTTTTCGACGGAAGTAAACTACGTAAGACACCAATGAAAGCATCGAAAGGACCGTTTTTTAACTTGTGTATGGTGTTTTTAGGAGGTAGAGATGACCGCGAGGCATTGACATTAGCGAAACGAATTGCGAACAATTCATCAGCAAGATTTAcagttatttattttagttcCGATGATAATGATAGGAGTGTTGAAGGGAAAATCGAATGGGAAGACAAAATTATCGATGCAAGAGCAATCAACGACATCAAGAATTGTGCCCGaactaataaatttatagattttcAAGAACATAGAGTGAAAGATGGAGCTCAAACTGCATTAGTTATTCATTCTATAGCACAAGATTATGATCTTTTTCTAATTGGAAGACGATATGGAGTTGAATCGGCTCAAACGATAGGATTATCGCAATGGAGTGAAGATCCGGAGCTAGGGACAATGGGAGATTTGCTTACCTCTAAGGAAGTGTGTAATGGAGCTTCAGTTTTGATAGTGCAACAGCAAAGAAGATGA